One region of Culex pipiens pallens isolate TS chromosome 2, TS_CPP_V2, whole genome shotgun sequence genomic DNA includes:
- the LOC120428749 gene encoding uncharacterized protein LOC120428749: protein MKSLILVVLCFYSVSADVSELLYKPEPHGVPHFEHISTLEHVFEGGIEVEPVPEAVPFGLPNEGIEVVQALEVIPLADAVPAIRTHPHQQHGHAHPDYQGPYHYVKPKVQLEYGTPLEDGPVEHPKVHDEQPTSEYLPPAGNSEVPVKRQVKLVYRRRV, encoded by the exons ATGAAGAGCCTTATTCTAGTCGTCCTGTGTTTTTACTCGG TTTCCGCCGACGTAAGTGAACTGCTCTACAAGCCCGAACCGCATGGCGTGCCCCACTTCGAGCATATCTCAACGCTGGAGCACGTGTTCGAGGGAGGAATCGAGGTGGAACCAGTTCCGGAAGCGGTTCCATTCGGTCTGCCCAACGAAGGCATCGAGGTAGTTCAAGCCCTGGAAGTGATCCCGCTGGCCGATGCCGTTCCGGCGATTCGCACCCATCCTCATCAGCAACATGGACACGCCCATCCGGATTACCAGGGACCGTACCATTACGTGAAGCCAAAGGTACAGCTGGAGTATGGAACACCGCTGGAAGATGGCCCGGTGGAGCATCCGAAGGTTCACGATGAGCAGCCGACGTCGGAATATCTGCCACCAGCTGGCAACAGTGAGGTTCCGGTGAAGCGACAGGTCAAGTTGGTGTATCGACGAAGAGTTTGA